A single region of the Nocardioides ochotonae genome encodes:
- a CDS encoding type III pantothenate kinase, producing MLLAADIGNSHTVLGLLADGPGGEVVADWRVGTETRRTADEWAVLLRGLLGERHAEVDKIAVCATVPAALHEWRDMIARHFPDAPHVVVEPGVRTGVPVVMDNPREVGSDRIVNALAAVSEFGGPAIVVDFGGTATTFDVVSAAGQYVGGAIAPGIEISLEALGRRGAQLRHVEIARPRSVIAKNTVEALQSGLVFGVASQVDGIVARMLAELDVPAAEVSVVATGYLAPLVLAECTCFTAHSPWLTLRGLELVFERNR from the coding sequence ATGCTCCTCGCCGCCGACATCGGCAACAGCCACACCGTCCTGGGACTGCTCGCCGACGGCCCCGGCGGCGAGGTCGTCGCGGACTGGCGGGTCGGCACCGAGACGCGGCGTACGGCCGACGAATGGGCGGTGCTGCTGCGCGGACTGTTGGGCGAGCGGCACGCAGAGGTCGACAAGATCGCCGTCTGTGCCACGGTCCCTGCGGCTCTGCACGAATGGCGCGACATGATCGCGCGGCATTTCCCGGACGCCCCGCACGTCGTCGTGGAGCCGGGAGTCCGCACCGGCGTGCCGGTCGTGATGGACAACCCCCGCGAGGTCGGCTCGGACCGGATCGTCAATGCGCTCGCGGCGGTGAGCGAATTCGGCGGGCCGGCCATTGTCGTCGATTTCGGGGGCACGGCCACGACGTTCGACGTCGTCAGCGCCGCCGGTCAGTACGTCGGGGGCGCGATCGCTCCGGGAATCGAGATCTCCCTGGAGGCACTGGGCCGCCGTGGCGCGCAGCTGCGCCACGTGGAGATCGCCCGGCCCCGGTCGGTGATCGCCAAGAACACCGTCGAGGCGCTCCAGTCGGGGCTGGTGTTCGGCGTGGCCAGCCAGGTCGACGGAATCGTGGCGCGGATGCTGGCCGAGCTCGACGTCCCGGCAGCCGAGGTGAGCGTCGTCGCCACCGGATATCTCGCACCGCTGGTCCTCGCCGAATGCACCTGCTTCACCGCGCATTCGCCGTGGTTGACCCTGCGCGGCCTGGAATTGGTCTTCGAGCGCAATCGCTGA
- a CDS encoding histone-like nucleoid-structuring protein Lsr2 — translation MAQKIHVVLEDDLDGSEATETVSFALDGTSYEIDLNDANAQGLRDALAPYVGHGRKVSGAGRRTARRSSGANNTSGPSAREVREWARENGYDVPDRGRVSADVREAYNAAH, via the coding sequence ATGGCGCAGAAGATCCATGTGGTGCTCGAGGATGATCTCGACGGCAGCGAGGCCACCGAGACGGTGTCGTTCGCGCTCGACGGCACCAGTTACGAGATCGACCTCAACGACGCGAACGCCCAGGGCCTGCGCGACGCGCTGGCTCCCTACGTCGGTCACGGCCGCAAGGTGAGCGGTGCCGGTCGACGCACCGCGCGCCGCAGCAGCGGCGCCAACAACACCTCGGGTCCCAGCGCCCGCGAGGTCCGCGAGTGGGCGCGCGAGAACGGCTACGACGTGCCCGATCGCGGCCGGGTCTCCGCCGACGTGCGCGAGGCCTACAACGCCGCGCACTGA